A genome region from Hippopotamus amphibius kiboko isolate mHipAmp2 chromosome 1, mHipAmp2.hap2, whole genome shotgun sequence includes the following:
- the IL22RA1 gene encoding interleukin-22 receptor subunit alpha-1 isoform X2 — protein sequence METGNLTELYYARVTAIDPGGRAATKITDRFSSLQHTSIKPPDVTCIPKVRSIQVIVHPIYTPIRAGNGHQLTLEDIFQDLFYRLELHINHTYQMHLEGKQREFEFFGLTPDTEFLGTIMIFVPTWSKESAPYLCRVKTLPDRTWTYSFSGAFLFSMGFLVAGLCYLSYRYITKPPLPPSSLNVQHVLTFQPLRFIQEHILIPVFDLSGPSGLAQPVQSSRVKVSGPREPPGALRRHSLSEIVYLGQPDLSIFQPSAGPPHQTLPPLSYAPQAAPEGRPPSYAPQVTPKTKSSFYAPQAISEVQLPSYTPQATPDSWPPSYGMCGESSGRDTPPMTLSGPEHLRTKGQLQKEAPAGSCSPDGLSLQKVTSLAMEDPQEVKSFHQHLGVHTDGTLDSDGICRGEPRTRSCLKGQLPLLSSVQIEGHPVSLALQTPSLPCSPTDEGPSPWGLLESLVCPDDESPAFETEAKNPGPRAPDLESPVELDSLFRGLALTVQWES from the exons atgGAGACTGGCAACCTCACGGAGCTCTACTACGCCCGGGTCACCGCCATCGACCCGGGAGGCCGGGCTGCCACCAAGATAACCGACCGATTCAGCTCACTGCAGCACA CTAGCATCAAACCTCCTGATGTGACCTGCATCCCCAAGGTGAGATCCATCCAGGTGATTGTCCATCCCATCTACACGCCCATCCGCGCAGGGAATGGCCACCAGCTGACCCTGGAGGACATCTTTCAGGACCTGTTCTATCGTTTAGAGCTGCACATCAACCACACCTACCAAATG CACCttgaagggaagcagagagaatttGAGTTCTTTGGCCTGACCCCTGACACGGAGTTCCTTGGAACCATCATGATTTTTGTTCCAACCTGGTCCAAGGAGAGCGCTCCCTACCTGTGCCGAGTGAAGACGCTGCCTG ATCGGACCTGGACCTACTCCTTTTCCGGCGCCTTCCTGTTCTCCATGGGCTTCCTGGTCGCAGGGCTCTGCTACCTGAGCTACAGATACATCACCAAGCCGCCTCTGCCTCCCAGCTCCCTG AACGTCCAGCACGTACTGACCTTCCAGCCTCTGCGGTTCATCCAGGAGCACATCTTGATCCCCGTCTTCGACCTCAGCGGCCCCAGCGGTCTGGCACAGCCTGTCCAGTCCTCCCGAGTCAAGGTCTCCGGCCCCAGAGAGCCCCCAGGAGCCCTGCGGCGGCACAGCCTGTCTGAGATCGTCTACCTCGGGCAGCCAGACCTCTCCATCTTCCAGCCCTCTGCAGGGCCACCTCACCAGACACTGCCCCCACTGTCCTATGCCCCCCAGGCTGCCCCCGAGGGCAGGCCCCCGTCCTATGCACCTCAGGTAACCCCCAAAACTAAATCCTCCTTCTACGCTCCCCAGGCCATCTCGGAGGTCCAGCTTCCTTCCTACACCCCTCAGGCCACTCCAGATAGCTGGCCTCCTTCCTATGGGATGTGCGGGGAAAGCTCTGGCAGAGACACCCCACCTATGACACTCTCTGGTCCCGAACACCTCAGAACTAAAGGTCAGCTCCAGAAAGAGGCACCAGCTGGAAGCTGCAGCCCAGATGGCCTTTCTCTGCAGAAGGTGACCTCCTTGGCTATGGAGGACCCCCAAGAAGTAAAATCCTTCCACCAGCATCTGGGGGTTCATACGGACGGAACACTTGACTCTGATGGCATATGCAGAGGGGAGCCAAGGACACGAAGCTGCCTAAAGGGCCAgctgcccctcctctcctctgtccAGATTGAGGGCCACCCCGTGTCCCTCGCTTTGCAGACTCCTTCCCTTCCATGTTCCCCCACAGACGAGGGCCCAAGTCCCTGGGGCCTGCTGGAGTCCCTCGTGTGTCCCGATGATGAGAGTCCAGCATTCGAGACTGAGGCCAAGAACCCAGGCCCTCGGGCCCCAGACCTGGAGTCACCCGTGGAGCTGGACTCTCTGTTCAGAGGCCTGGCGCTGACCGTGCAGTGGGAGTCCTGA
- the IL22RA1 gene encoding interleukin-22 receptor subunit alpha-1 isoform X1, which yields MRMLLTILAVGSLVAHIAEDTSDLLQHVKFQSSNFENILTWDSRLENAPDTVYSVQYKTYGEREWLPKEGCQRITRKSCNLTMETGNLTELYYARVTAIDPGGRAATKITDRFSSLQHTSIKPPDVTCIPKVRSIQVIVHPIYTPIRAGNGHQLTLEDIFQDLFYRLELHINHTYQMHLEGKQREFEFFGLTPDTEFLGTIMIFVPTWSKESAPYLCRVKTLPDRTWTYSFSGAFLFSMGFLVAGLCYLSYRYITKPPLPPSSLNVQHVLTFQPLRFIQEHILIPVFDLSGPSGLAQPVQSSRVKVSGPREPPGALRRHSLSEIVYLGQPDLSIFQPSAGPPHQTLPPLSYAPQAAPEGRPPSYAPQVTPKTKSSFYAPQAISEVQLPSYTPQATPDSWPPSYGMCGESSGRDTPPMTLSGPEHLRTKGQLQKEAPAGSCSPDGLSLQKVTSLAMEDPQEVKSFHQHLGVHTDGTLDSDGICRGEPRTRSCLKGQLPLLSSVQIEGHPVSLALQTPSLPCSPTDEGPSPWGLLESLVCPDDESPAFETEAKNPGPRAPDLESPVELDSLFRGLALTVQWES from the exons ATGAGGATGCTACTGACCATCCTGGCGGTGGGATCCCTGGTCG CTCACATCGCTGAGGACACCTCCGATCTTCTTCAGCACGTGAAATTCCAGTCCAGCAACTTCGAAAACATCCTGACGTGGGACAGCAGGCTGGAGAACGCCCCAGACACTGTCTACAGTGTCCAGTATAAGAC gtatggagagagagagtggcTGCCAAAGGAGGGCTGCCAGCGGATCACCCGGaaatcctgcaaccttaccatgGAGACTGGCAACCTCACGGAGCTCTACTACGCCCGGGTCACCGCCATCGACCCGGGAGGCCGGGCTGCCACCAAGATAACCGACCGATTCAGCTCACTGCAGCACA CTAGCATCAAACCTCCTGATGTGACCTGCATCCCCAAGGTGAGATCCATCCAGGTGATTGTCCATCCCATCTACACGCCCATCCGCGCAGGGAATGGCCACCAGCTGACCCTGGAGGACATCTTTCAGGACCTGTTCTATCGTTTAGAGCTGCACATCAACCACACCTACCAAATG CACCttgaagggaagcagagagaatttGAGTTCTTTGGCCTGACCCCTGACACGGAGTTCCTTGGAACCATCATGATTTTTGTTCCAACCTGGTCCAAGGAGAGCGCTCCCTACCTGTGCCGAGTGAAGACGCTGCCTG ATCGGACCTGGACCTACTCCTTTTCCGGCGCCTTCCTGTTCTCCATGGGCTTCCTGGTCGCAGGGCTCTGCTACCTGAGCTACAGATACATCACCAAGCCGCCTCTGCCTCCCAGCTCCCTG AACGTCCAGCACGTACTGACCTTCCAGCCTCTGCGGTTCATCCAGGAGCACATCTTGATCCCCGTCTTCGACCTCAGCGGCCCCAGCGGTCTGGCACAGCCTGTCCAGTCCTCCCGAGTCAAGGTCTCCGGCCCCAGAGAGCCCCCAGGAGCCCTGCGGCGGCACAGCCTGTCTGAGATCGTCTACCTCGGGCAGCCAGACCTCTCCATCTTCCAGCCCTCTGCAGGGCCACCTCACCAGACACTGCCCCCACTGTCCTATGCCCCCCAGGCTGCCCCCGAGGGCAGGCCCCCGTCCTATGCACCTCAGGTAACCCCCAAAACTAAATCCTCCTTCTACGCTCCCCAGGCCATCTCGGAGGTCCAGCTTCCTTCCTACACCCCTCAGGCCACTCCAGATAGCTGGCCTCCTTCCTATGGGATGTGCGGGGAAAGCTCTGGCAGAGACACCCCACCTATGACACTCTCTGGTCCCGAACACCTCAGAACTAAAGGTCAGCTCCAGAAAGAGGCACCAGCTGGAAGCTGCAGCCCAGATGGCCTTTCTCTGCAGAAGGTGACCTCCTTGGCTATGGAGGACCCCCAAGAAGTAAAATCCTTCCACCAGCATCTGGGGGTTCATACGGACGGAACACTTGACTCTGATGGCATATGCAGAGGGGAGCCAAGGACACGAAGCTGCCTAAAGGGCCAgctgcccctcctctcctctgtccAGATTGAGGGCCACCCCGTGTCCCTCGCTTTGCAGACTCCTTCCCTTCCATGTTCCCCCACAGACGAGGGCCCAAGTCCCTGGGGCCTGCTGGAGTCCCTCGTGTGTCCCGATGATGAGAGTCCAGCATTCGAGACTGAGGCCAAGAACCCAGGCCCTCGGGCCCCAGACCTGGAGTCACCCGTGGAGCTGGACTCTCTGTTCAGAGGCCTGGCGCTGACCGTGCAGTGGGAGTCCTGA